Proteins encoded by one window of Lathyrus oleraceus cultivar Zhongwan6 chromosome 1, CAAS_Psat_ZW6_1.0, whole genome shotgun sequence:
- the LOC127101568 gene encoding uncharacterized protein LOC127101568, translating to MIVVCLIRFPWTLLAFSQLLLHCYALVLTTRSSCFELLDFDPEVERTLHTHRRAGQASYSSPPTIASDSDSDSDYFNNLFDSDSEIVFDMADQRTLRKLVAPDFNGLVGEDPHKHLKEFQVVCSTPLRPEGITEDHIKLRAFPFSLHGAAKDWIYYLEPNSIISWNALKRVFLERYFPASRAASIRKEICGIRQDNESLAEYWERFKKLVSSCPQHQITEQLLIQYVYEGLLPLDRNILDAASGGALVDKTPAAAKDLIENMSLNSQQFTTRNNSVQAKGVNEIQVSFNKALETRIDELTSLVKQLAVGKTQAKNLCGICTSPVHLTDTCPILHDELITELPQAYAANFYNQGNNQNRYNNIPDLSTNKYHPNWRNHPNLRYGNQQPTQPAAIPQATISTPSGPSLEDLVKQLAVNNLQFQQRTESSIQTL from the exons ATGATTgttgtttgcttaatccgatttcCAT GGACATTGTTGGCATTTTCACAATTGTTGCTGCATTGTTATGCGTTAGTCCTGACTACTAGGTCTTCTTGTTTTGAGCTTCTTGATTTCGATCCGGAGGTAGAGAGAACTTTGCACACACATCGTAGAGCAGGCCAGGCTAGCTATAGTTCACCACCCACAATTGCgtctgattctgattctgattctgattaCTTTAATAACTTGTTTGATTCGGATTCTGAAATTGTTTTTGatatggctgaccaaagaactttaAGGAAGTTAGTTGCccctgat tTTAATGGTCTTGTAGGTGAGGATCCACATAAACATCTCAAAGAATTCCAGGTTGTGTGCTCTACACCATTGAGGCCTGAAGGAATAACTGAAGACCATATCAAACTTCGAGCTTTCCCTTTTTCATTGCATGGTGCAGCAAAGGATTggatatattatcttgagccaaattcGATCATAAGCTGGAATGCTCTAAAAAGAGTGTTCTTAGAGAGATACTTCCCTGCCTCCAGAGCAGCCTCGATCAGAAAAgagatttgtggtattagacaggATAATGAGTCACTTGCTGAGTATTGGGAAAGATTCAAGAAATTAGTATCTAGTTGTCCTCAACACCAGATCACTGAACAATTGCTCATTCAGTATGTTTATGAAGGTTTGTTACCATTGGATAGGAATATTCTTGATGCTGCTAGCGGTGGAGCACTTGTCGATAAAACTCCAGCCGCCGCCAAAGATTTGATCGAAAATATGTCCCTCAACTCCCAACAATTTACAACCAGAAACAATTCTGTCCAAGCAAAGGGTGTGAACGAAATTCAGGTTTCCTTCAACAAAGCtttagaaaccagaattgatgagctcacctctttagtgaaacaattggCAGTAGGTAAGACTCAAGCGAAAAACttgtgtggtatttgtacttctccTGTGCATCTAACCGATACTTGTCCTATTTTGCATGATGAATTGATCACTGAGTTGCCTCAAGCTTATGCAGCAAACTTTTACAATCAAGGCAACAATCAGAACAGGTATAACAACATTCCTGACCTATCCACCAATAAATACCAccccaattggaggaaccatcccaaccttcgatatggaaaccaACAGCCAACCCAACCAGCAGCTATCCCCCAAGCCACCATTTCTACACCCTCTGGACCTTCATTAGAGGACCTGGTCAAACAACTAGCTGTTAATAATCTTCAGTTTCAACAAAGAACAGAATCTAGTATTCAAACCTTGTAG